The Penaeus vannamei isolate JL-2024 chromosome 13, ASM4276789v1, whole genome shotgun sequence genome window below encodes:
- the LOC113820982 gene encoding cytochrome P450 9e2 isoform X3 — protein sequence MSLVTLALLCVAVAALWAYSKWRHSYWASRGVPTPPYVPILGHMHQSLSKEGKWKYDSVAYHKYGGSKFCGLYEFFTPVLLVGDPDLLKHILVKDFDHFVDRMTLTLSHEKDKMTAQMLSSKKGEEWKQLRAIMSPTFSSGKMKGMFPLVCEKADAFVAFSLNDSRGKPYVDMKYNFGRFTIDTIASCAFGIECNSLVDEDAEFPKRADKFFEATPFDILKFLFMNTLPSLAKLLNLRFTHPEADFLEEVVRHTIKERLKGERRGDFLDLLLEARNSDGAAKEVKETGVDSTTKSKYLLDDITIASQCMLFLIAGYETTAATLGFAAFQLAKNPSAQEKLRQEIQDLVHEEGDITYQGVMEAKYLDACLMETLRLFPPAPFIERICTRDYRLPGTDLTIKAGDKIQCPVWSIHHDPKYWPEPNEFRPERFLPENRASMKNFAHLPFGIGPRNCLAMRFALMEAKVVLSKLLLAGELHPAPGHEEIVLEPGLGIIRVKGGVKVTLKAL from the exons ATGAGTCTCGTGACGCTAGCGCTGCTGTGCGTGGCGGTGGCTGCGCTGTGGGCGTACTCGAAATGGCGCCACAGCTACTGGGCCTCGAGGGGTGTGCCGACGCCGCCGTACGTCCCTATCCTTGGTCACATGCATCAGTCGCTCtcgaaggaagggaaatggaagtatGATTCAGTG GCTTATCACAAATATGGCGGATCGAAGTTTTGTGGACTGTATGAATTCTTTACGCCGGTCCTGCTGGTGGGGGATCCCGACCTCCTCAAACACATCCTCGTGAAGGACTTTGACCACTTCGTCGACAGAATGACTTTAACATTGTCTCACGAAAAAGACAAGATGACGGCTCAAATGTTGTCgtcaaagaaaggagaagaatggaaaCAGCTGAGAGCCATCATGAGTCCGACCTTCTCTTCGGGCAAAATGAAGGGAATGTTTCCTCTTGTGTGTGAAAAGGCCGACGCCttcgtcgctttctctctcaatgACTCGCGAGGGAAACCCTATGTTGATATGAAATACAATTTTGGTCGCTTTACCATAGACACTATTGCCTCTTGCGCCTTTGGCATCGAGTGCAATTCACTTGTAGACGAAGACGCCGAATTCCCCAAAAGAGCTGACAAATTTTTCGAGGCAACTCCTTTCGATATTCTTAAATTCTTATTTATGAATACGTTACCTAGCCTAGCAAAGTTGCTCAACCTCCGGTTCACTCATCCTGAAGCTGATTTCCTGGAGGAAGTTGTAAGACACACAATAAAGGAAAGACTGAAAGGAGAAAGACGTGGGGATTTCCTGGACTTACTCTTGGAAGCTCGCAATTCTGATGGCGCCGCCAAGGAAGTGAAGGAAACTGGAGTTGATAGTACTACCAAGTCAAAATATC TGCTGGATGACATCACCATCGCCTCCCAGTGCATGTTGTTCCTCATTGCTGGCTATGAAACCACAGCTGCTACCCTAGGCTTTGCTGCCTTTCAGTTGGCTAAGAATCCAAGTGCACAAGAAAAACTCCGTCAAGAGATCCAAGATTTGGTTCATGAAGAAGGTGATATTACTTACCAAGGGGTCATGGAAGCTAAATACCTCGATGCATGTTTGATGG AAACACTACGCCTGTTTCCTCCCGCACCATTTATAGAACGAATATGCACACGTGACTATCG GCTTCCTGGCACTGACCTGACGATCAAGGCTGGTGACAAAATACAGTGCCCTGTCTGGAGTATCCACCATGACCCTAAGTACTGGCCCGAGCCAAATGAGTTTCGTCCGGAGCGCTTTTTGCCCGAGAACAGGGCCAGCATGAAGAACTTCGCCCACTTGCCTTTTGGAATAGGACCCAGGAACTGCCTTG CCATGAGGTTTGCCCTAATGGAAGCCAAGGTTGTCTTGTCGAAACTGTTGCTTGCGGGAGAGCTGCACCCTGCACCAGGACACGAAGAAATCGTGCTGGAGCCTGGATTGGGTATCATTAGGGTCAAGGGTGGTGTCAAGGTTACCCTGAAGGCACTCTAG
- the LOC113820982 gene encoding cytochrome P450 9e2 isoform X1: MQTNPSRSTNTEHESRDASAAVRGGGCAVGVLEMAPQLLGLEGCADAAVRPYPWSHASVALEGREMEAYHKYGGSKFCGLYEFFTPVLLVGDPDLLKHILVKDFDHFVDRMTLTLSHEKDKMTAQMLSSKKGEEWKQLRAIMSPTFSSGKMKGMFPLVCEKADAFVAFSLNDSRGKPYVDMKYNFGRFTIDTIASCAFGIECNSLVDEDAEFPKRADKFFEATPFDILKFLFMNTLPSLAKLLNLRFTHPEADFLEEVVRHTIKERLKGERRGDFLDLLLEARNSDGAAKEVKETGVDSTTKSKYLLDDITIASQCMLFLIAGYETTAATLGFAAFQLAKNPSAQEKLRQEIQDLVHEEGDITYQGVMEAKYLDACLMETLRLFPPAPFIERICTRDYRLPGTDLTIKAGDKIQCPVWSIHHDPKYWPEPNEFRPERFLPENRASMKNFAHLPFGIGPRNCLAMRFALMEAKVVLSKLLLAGELHPAPGHEEIVLEPGLGIIRVKGGVKVTLKAL, from the exons ATGCAGACTAACCCCAG CAGAAGCACCAACACAGAGCATGAGTCTCGTGACGCTAGCGCTGCTGTGCGTGGCGGTGGCTGCGCTGTGGGCGTACTCGAAATGGCGCCACAGCTACTGGGCCTCGAGGGGTGTGCCGACGCCGCCGTACGTCCCTATCCTTGGTCACATGCATCAGTCGCTCtcgaaggaagggaaatggaa GCTTATCACAAATATGGCGGATCGAAGTTTTGTGGACTGTATGAATTCTTTACGCCGGTCCTGCTGGTGGGGGATCCCGACCTCCTCAAACACATCCTCGTGAAGGACTTTGACCACTTCGTCGACAGAATGACTTTAACATTGTCTCACGAAAAAGACAAGATGACGGCTCAAATGTTGTCgtcaaagaaaggagaagaatggaaaCAGCTGAGAGCCATCATGAGTCCGACCTTCTCTTCGGGCAAAATGAAGGGAATGTTTCCTCTTGTGTGTGAAAAGGCCGACGCCttcgtcgctttctctctcaatgACTCGCGAGGGAAACCCTATGTTGATATGAAATACAATTTTGGTCGCTTTACCATAGACACTATTGCCTCTTGCGCCTTTGGCATCGAGTGCAATTCACTTGTAGACGAAGACGCCGAATTCCCCAAAAGAGCTGACAAATTTTTCGAGGCAACTCCTTTCGATATTCTTAAATTCTTATTTATGAATACGTTACCTAGCCTAGCAAAGTTGCTCAACCTCCGGTTCACTCATCCTGAAGCTGATTTCCTGGAGGAAGTTGTAAGACACACAATAAAGGAAAGACTGAAAGGAGAAAGACGTGGGGATTTCCTGGACTTACTCTTGGAAGCTCGCAATTCTGATGGCGCCGCCAAGGAAGTGAAGGAAACTGGAGTTGATAGTACTACCAAGTCAAAATATC TGCTGGATGACATCACCATCGCCTCCCAGTGCATGTTGTTCCTCATTGCTGGCTATGAAACCACAGCTGCTACCCTAGGCTTTGCTGCCTTTCAGTTGGCTAAGAATCCAAGTGCACAAGAAAAACTCCGTCAAGAGATCCAAGATTTGGTTCATGAAGAAGGTGATATTACTTACCAAGGGGTCATGGAAGCTAAATACCTCGATGCATGTTTGATGG AAACACTACGCCTGTTTCCTCCCGCACCATTTATAGAACGAATATGCACACGTGACTATCG GCTTCCTGGCACTGACCTGACGATCAAGGCTGGTGACAAAATACAGTGCCCTGTCTGGAGTATCCACCATGACCCTAAGTACTGGCCCGAGCCAAATGAGTTTCGTCCGGAGCGCTTTTTGCCCGAGAACAGGGCCAGCATGAAGAACTTCGCCCACTTGCCTTTTGGAATAGGACCCAGGAACTGCCTTG CCATGAGGTTTGCCCTAATGGAAGCCAAGGTTGTCTTGTCGAAACTGTTGCTTGCGGGAGAGCTGCACCCTGCACCAGGACACGAAGAAATCGTGCTGGAGCCTGGATTGGGTATCATTAGGGTCAAGGGTGGTGTCAAGGTTACCCTGAAGGCACTCTAG
- the LOC113820982 gene encoding cytochrome P450 9e2 isoform X4 produces the protein MAPQLLGLEGCADAAVRPYPWSHASVALEGREMEAYHKYGGSKFCGLYEFFTPVLLVGDPDLLKHILVKDFDHFVDRMTLTLSHEKDKMTAQMLSSKKGEEWKQLRAIMSPTFSSGKMKGMFPLVCEKADAFVAFSLNDSRGKPYVDMKYNFGRFTIDTIASCAFGIECNSLVDEDAEFPKRADKFFEATPFDILKFLFMNTLPSLAKLLNLRFTHPEADFLEEVVRHTIKERLKGERRGDFLDLLLEARNSDGAAKEVKETGVDSTTKSKYLLDDITIASQCMLFLIAGYETTAATLGFAAFQLAKNPSAQEKLRQEIQDLVHEEGDITYQGVMEAKYLDACLMETLRLFPPAPFIERICTRDYRLPGTDLTIKAGDKIQCPVWSIHHDPKYWPEPNEFRPERFLPENRASMKNFAHLPFGIGPRNCLAMRFALMEAKVVLSKLLLAGELHPAPGHEEIVLEPGLGIIRVKGGVKVTLKAL, from the exons ATGGCGCCACAGCTACTGGGCCTCGAGGGGTGTGCCGACGCCGCCGTACGTCCCTATCCTTGGTCACATGCATCAGTCGCTCtcgaaggaagggaaatggaa GCTTATCACAAATATGGCGGATCGAAGTTTTGTGGACTGTATGAATTCTTTACGCCGGTCCTGCTGGTGGGGGATCCCGACCTCCTCAAACACATCCTCGTGAAGGACTTTGACCACTTCGTCGACAGAATGACTTTAACATTGTCTCACGAAAAAGACAAGATGACGGCTCAAATGTTGTCgtcaaagaaaggagaagaatggaaaCAGCTGAGAGCCATCATGAGTCCGACCTTCTCTTCGGGCAAAATGAAGGGAATGTTTCCTCTTGTGTGTGAAAAGGCCGACGCCttcgtcgctttctctctcaatgACTCGCGAGGGAAACCCTATGTTGATATGAAATACAATTTTGGTCGCTTTACCATAGACACTATTGCCTCTTGCGCCTTTGGCATCGAGTGCAATTCACTTGTAGACGAAGACGCCGAATTCCCCAAAAGAGCTGACAAATTTTTCGAGGCAACTCCTTTCGATATTCTTAAATTCTTATTTATGAATACGTTACCTAGCCTAGCAAAGTTGCTCAACCTCCGGTTCACTCATCCTGAAGCTGATTTCCTGGAGGAAGTTGTAAGACACACAATAAAGGAAAGACTGAAAGGAGAAAGACGTGGGGATTTCCTGGACTTACTCTTGGAAGCTCGCAATTCTGATGGCGCCGCCAAGGAAGTGAAGGAAACTGGAGTTGATAGTACTACCAAGTCAAAATATC TGCTGGATGACATCACCATCGCCTCCCAGTGCATGTTGTTCCTCATTGCTGGCTATGAAACCACAGCTGCTACCCTAGGCTTTGCTGCCTTTCAGTTGGCTAAGAATCCAAGTGCACAAGAAAAACTCCGTCAAGAGATCCAAGATTTGGTTCATGAAGAAGGTGATATTACTTACCAAGGGGTCATGGAAGCTAAATACCTCGATGCATGTTTGATGG AAACACTACGCCTGTTTCCTCCCGCACCATTTATAGAACGAATATGCACACGTGACTATCG GCTTCCTGGCACTGACCTGACGATCAAGGCTGGTGACAAAATACAGTGCCCTGTCTGGAGTATCCACCATGACCCTAAGTACTGGCCCGAGCCAAATGAGTTTCGTCCGGAGCGCTTTTTGCCCGAGAACAGGGCCAGCATGAAGAACTTCGCCCACTTGCCTTTTGGAATAGGACCCAGGAACTGCCTTG CCATGAGGTTTGCCCTAATGGAAGCCAAGGTTGTCTTGTCGAAACTGTTGCTTGCGGGAGAGCTGCACCCTGCACCAGGACACGAAGAAATCGTGCTGGAGCCTGGATTGGGTATCATTAGGGTCAAGGGTGGTGTCAAGGTTACCCTGAAGGCACTCTAG
- the LOC113820982 gene encoding cytochrome P450 9e2 isoform X2, which produces MQTNPRSTNTEHESRDASAAVRGGGCAVGVLEMAPQLLGLEGCADAAVRPYPWSHASVALEGREMEAYHKYGGSKFCGLYEFFTPVLLVGDPDLLKHILVKDFDHFVDRMTLTLSHEKDKMTAQMLSSKKGEEWKQLRAIMSPTFSSGKMKGMFPLVCEKADAFVAFSLNDSRGKPYVDMKYNFGRFTIDTIASCAFGIECNSLVDEDAEFPKRADKFFEATPFDILKFLFMNTLPSLAKLLNLRFTHPEADFLEEVVRHTIKERLKGERRGDFLDLLLEARNSDGAAKEVKETGVDSTTKSKYLLDDITIASQCMLFLIAGYETTAATLGFAAFQLAKNPSAQEKLRQEIQDLVHEEGDITYQGVMEAKYLDACLMETLRLFPPAPFIERICTRDYRLPGTDLTIKAGDKIQCPVWSIHHDPKYWPEPNEFRPERFLPENRASMKNFAHLPFGIGPRNCLAMRFALMEAKVVLSKLLLAGELHPAPGHEEIVLEPGLGIIRVKGGVKVTLKAL; this is translated from the exons ATGCAGACTAACCCCAG AAGCACCAACACAGAGCATGAGTCTCGTGACGCTAGCGCTGCTGTGCGTGGCGGTGGCTGCGCTGTGGGCGTACTCGAAATGGCGCCACAGCTACTGGGCCTCGAGGGGTGTGCCGACGCCGCCGTACGTCCCTATCCTTGGTCACATGCATCAGTCGCTCtcgaaggaagggaaatggaa GCTTATCACAAATATGGCGGATCGAAGTTTTGTGGACTGTATGAATTCTTTACGCCGGTCCTGCTGGTGGGGGATCCCGACCTCCTCAAACACATCCTCGTGAAGGACTTTGACCACTTCGTCGACAGAATGACTTTAACATTGTCTCACGAAAAAGACAAGATGACGGCTCAAATGTTGTCgtcaaagaaaggagaagaatggaaaCAGCTGAGAGCCATCATGAGTCCGACCTTCTCTTCGGGCAAAATGAAGGGAATGTTTCCTCTTGTGTGTGAAAAGGCCGACGCCttcgtcgctttctctctcaatgACTCGCGAGGGAAACCCTATGTTGATATGAAATACAATTTTGGTCGCTTTACCATAGACACTATTGCCTCTTGCGCCTTTGGCATCGAGTGCAATTCACTTGTAGACGAAGACGCCGAATTCCCCAAAAGAGCTGACAAATTTTTCGAGGCAACTCCTTTCGATATTCTTAAATTCTTATTTATGAATACGTTACCTAGCCTAGCAAAGTTGCTCAACCTCCGGTTCACTCATCCTGAAGCTGATTTCCTGGAGGAAGTTGTAAGACACACAATAAAGGAAAGACTGAAAGGAGAAAGACGTGGGGATTTCCTGGACTTACTCTTGGAAGCTCGCAATTCTGATGGCGCCGCCAAGGAAGTGAAGGAAACTGGAGTTGATAGTACTACCAAGTCAAAATATC TGCTGGATGACATCACCATCGCCTCCCAGTGCATGTTGTTCCTCATTGCTGGCTATGAAACCACAGCTGCTACCCTAGGCTTTGCTGCCTTTCAGTTGGCTAAGAATCCAAGTGCACAAGAAAAACTCCGTCAAGAGATCCAAGATTTGGTTCATGAAGAAGGTGATATTACTTACCAAGGGGTCATGGAAGCTAAATACCTCGATGCATGTTTGATGG AAACACTACGCCTGTTTCCTCCCGCACCATTTATAGAACGAATATGCACACGTGACTATCG GCTTCCTGGCACTGACCTGACGATCAAGGCTGGTGACAAAATACAGTGCCCTGTCTGGAGTATCCACCATGACCCTAAGTACTGGCCCGAGCCAAATGAGTTTCGTCCGGAGCGCTTTTTGCCCGAGAACAGGGCCAGCATGAAGAACTTCGCCCACTTGCCTTTTGGAATAGGACCCAGGAACTGCCTTG CCATGAGGTTTGCCCTAATGGAAGCCAAGGTTGTCTTGTCGAAACTGTTGCTTGCGGGAGAGCTGCACCCTGCACCAGGACACGAAGAAATCGTGCTGGAGCCTGGATTGGGTATCATTAGGGTCAAGGGTGGTGTCAAGGTTACCCTGAAGGCACTCTAG